The Ficedula albicollis isolate OC2 chromosome 6, FicAlb1.5, whole genome shotgun sequence genome has a window encoding:
- the C6H10orf71 gene encoding uncharacterized protein C10orf71 homolog, which translates to MQGNKKHTEGHSDSSSIGSLLDDADREVSSLTARAFKSLCVAELEDPYNEPELSISPDFALQLSAKIHSGTLNHDIKKSNVCDKLTARNNEHTIWASTFQQLPKCASEEKRIAKNTFAMEKKLNLPVPGPKNNKHVSKVSSLIKTFDKTADQGSGSSLIANKQPIRNSFQKYKINHGNDIASWDDTDILSIHKELPEFSEASQGSHYLSGKHEPQRRPNKIDMSYGDCDGYYPVLIEMSKVAKSNFSHSSKKALKNRNLKISEPAKKGSFLHSENSAFESWNVHHKKMTEKEEFVDIKLKKEESPFVKGSHTQEHKLSAVMTTAAKKTEKDFQPTLQEASFCLRVVPQGPLPSETNFPAAFPPTPPPRNHVPQGPPRPRGVPGHPSAPPSPEAPPVPPPPVPARLSPTALSQASVSPQSVSYRMVSPSLRFETPSPPPPKAQGTSAEQESLSPQLGSACPPWRRQRAAGRAAGKRLPAKERVTDSHNTSLSEKVTAADPGLHVAPLAKHPSSPASSSPSFNITELLTPVIPPKQEVGTAGQEVIPLTPPPTESTASRDHEESTLDDYRSWDGYRLTASSLLFNLKDVRKRVKSIYTPSPLLRALEEKNKTRENIQESTKANTSFSTLHDKNEKNITEKDELSDIAYVLPSSVHEKDSKTDLTGHFTGNYLTLSSPQTTEDLPFYQTGESMQQDNSKHQDLVKNTGDNENLSSFRHESNEPDLGKHQQYPAERPFNRDNVDTKAGQPLQNHSVQGEEDERQAAIQNENFAFKTLLNQLSPEEEEPYSGTQPNIVVAGHEARGKRSTSSSEQSFVSTVEQPLQEEPFLPVPLMEQTCLQESQRTDSEMGSGSKKRHKERGKEVGEDELQYYACVSPGTGAAEKREGSVTGNEQTDLMKEKLGREKREEANSTNPASDSIRDMSIPRSEEPQTPSSSSSTKPSLFMIKDNTFRSPQVIRAVKLPLLRSFSLDDTVSSSYKDMERRFMSPAAHNKRRQNMLHAQEAGWWASRHRGQQNVRDGATDREKEASETGSTSLTLDPSLLEDTESFSFGKLTEEDEKTCMLLNKFGKMNEENVCRSKKKPTKARHSLAQPIIGVENDQEQNKPSYPTERKTNYFKNHHLSNRKGGACTKKIISRETISPVTGSMLEDHTCSSVSNDTLEDILHTEGAPGLLDSLSCSAVTSPRSGSTMHSLAASSLSDKPTISGLRETEDVTNPALLNMALERQAYVPAEEMIDLAQRNLLSGVAGEDGRLEPRGFGGRPAGKPPTVPPKTEKALRRAKKLANKRKKVQEQQKNQQTEHTDTVGRKPTHSGETTVSASPLGYSPLHPTLPSTFAPTETTTVKSRLAPAAKSSPSSTQRKLLQDPDSGQYYVVDLPAEVNLKTFYDPETGKYVQVSVPSLEQNLHQPTSSEIKNSPYASYPRVQPLPASSVAVLKSPSQLSEPAWSVPAGPEPPELSEDGQQDYRYTESADSQPYTEPAFYSYHQDAGETQVHLGKDVSPTQNTGIVTLTNLDDFAAEGVS; encoded by the exons ATGCAGGGGAATAAGAAACATACAGAAGGACACAGTGATTCCTCAAGTATTGGGAGTCTCCTGGATGATGCAGACAGAGAGGTGAGCAGCCTCACAGCTCGGGCTTTCAAAAGTTTGTGTGTAGCAGAACTCGAAGACCCTTACAATGAACCAGAGCTTTCCATTTCACCTGACTTTGCCCTCCAGCTGTCTGCTAAAATTCACTCAGGGACGTTAAACCATGACATCAAGAAAAGCAATGTCTGTGACAAGCTAACAGCCAGAAACAATGAACATACAATATGGGCTTCCACATTCCAGCAGTTACCTAAGTGTGcttcagaggagaaaagaattGCTAAAAACACCTTTGCtatggaaaagaaattgaatttgCCAGTCCCTGGTCCAAAGAACAATAAGCACGTTTCAAAAGTGTCCTCATTGATTAAGACATTTGATAAGACTGCAGACCAAGGGTCAGGAAGTTCTCTGATAGCAAATAAGCAGCCCATTAGGAATagctttcaaaaatacaaaataaatcatGGCAATGATATTGCTTCCTGGGATGATACAGACATTTTAAGCATCCACAAGGAACTTCCTGAATTTTCTGAGGCTAGTCAAGGTAGCCACTATCTCAGTGGCAAACATGAGCCACAGAGAAGGCCTAATAAGATAGACATGAGTTATGGGGACTGTGATGGTTATTATCCTGTGCTGATTGAGATGTCAAAAGTAGCCAAGTCaaatttttcccattcttctaagaaggctttaaaaaacagaaacttGAAAATTAGTGAGCCagcaaaaaaaggcagttttcttcacagtgagAACAGTGCTTTTGAATCATGGAACGTTCACcacaaaaaaatgacagaaaaggaggaatttgttgacataaaactgaaaaaggaagaatcaCCATTTGTTAAAGGATCCCACACACAGGAACATAAATTGTCAGCTGTCATGACCACTGCTGCTaagaagacagagaaagatTTTCAGCCAACTCTACAAGAAGCTTCTTTCTGTCTCCGAGTTGTACCTCAGGGTCCCCTCCCTTCAGAAACCaactttcctgctgctttcccgCCCACACCTCCCCCCAGGAACCATGTACCCCAGGGTCCCCCTCggccacgggggg tgcccggCCACCCCTCAGCGCCCCCCAGCCCTGaagcccctcctgtgcccccacccccagtgccagctcGACTGTCCCCCACTGCCTTGTCCCAGGCCTCTGTGTCCCCCCAGTCTGTGTCCTACAGGATGGTTTCACCCTCACTCAGGTTTGAGACCCCCAGCCCACCTCCCCCAAAAGCCCAGGGCACCTCAGCCGAGCAGGAGTCCCTCAGCCCccagctgggcagtgcctgtcccccctggaggagacagagggctgcaggaagggcagcagggaagagacTGCCTGCAAAGGAGAGGGTCACAGACAGCCACAACACCTCTCTGTCTGAAAAGGTGACTGCTGCTGACCCTGGCCTGCATGTGGCTCCTCTGGCTAAACATCCAAGCTCCCCTGCATCCAGCAGTCCCTCTTTCAACATCACCGAACTCCTGACTCCTGTCATACCCCCAAAACAGGAGGTGGGCACTGCTGGACAGGAGGTGATCCCACTGACACCTCCTCCCACAGAGAGCACGGCCTCAAGAGACCATGAGGAGAGCACCTTGGACGATTACAGGTCTTGGGATGGTTACAGGTTGACAGCATCGAGTCTGTTATTTAATTTAAAGGATGTGCGCAAACGTGTTAAAAGCATTTATACCCCTTCCCCCCTGCTAAGGGccttggaggagaaaaataaaacaagggaAAATATTCAGGAGAGTACAAAAGCAAATACCTCATTCTCAACTTTGCAtgacaaaaatgagaaaaatattacagagaAAGATGAATTGAGTGATATAGCTTATGTATTGCCTAGCAGTGTTCATGAAAAGGACAGTAAAACTGATTTAACTGGACACTTCACAGGTAACTACCTGACTTTGAGTTCACCCCAGACAACAGAAGACCTTCCGTTTTACCAAACTGGAGAGAGCATGCAGCAAGACAATTCAAAACACCAAGATCTGGTTAAAAACACAGGGGATAATGAAAATTTGTCCTCGTTCAGACATGAATCAAATGAACCTGATTTAGGAAAACATCAGCAGTATCCAGCAGAGAGACCATTCAATAGAGACAATGTAGATACAAaagctgggcagcccctgcagaATCACAGTGTGCAGGGGGAGGAAGATGAAAGACAAGCTGCtattcagaatgaaaattttgCCTTCAAAACACTCCTAAACCAACTCTCACCAGAAGAAGAGGAGCCTTACAGTGGCACCCAACCCAACATTGTGGTAGCTGGCCATGAAGCACGAGGCAAAAGAAGCACTAGTTCTTCAGAGCAGTCCTTTGTCTCCACAGTAGAGCAGCCACTTCAGGAAGAGCCATTTCTGCCAGTGCCCCTGATGGAGCAGACATGCCTCCAAGAAAGCCAGAGGACTGACAGTGAAATGGGATCAGGAAGTAAGAAAAGAcacaaggagagagggaaagaggtTGGGGAAGATGAACTGCAGTACTATGCTTGTGTCAGCCCCGGTACTGGTGCAGCAGAGAAGAGGGAGGGAAGTGTTACTGGGAATGAACAGACGGACTTGATGAAAGAGAAActagggagagagaaaagggaagaggcCAACAGCACAAATCCAGCATCTGACAGTATAAGAGACATGTCCATCCCCAGGTCTGAGGAACCACAAACACCATCATCTTCAAGCTCAACCAAACCCAGCCTGTTTATGATCAAAGATAACACATTCAGGTCGCCTCAGGTAATAAGGGCTGTCAAGCTGCCCCTGCTCCGGTCGTTTTCCCTGGACGATACCGTGAGCAGCAGTTACAAGGACATGGAACGTAGGTTTATGTCCCCAGCAGCTCACAACAAGCGGCGCCAGAACATGCTGCACGCCCAGGAGGCTGGCTGGTGGGCATCGAGACACAGAGGGCAGCAGAATGTGAGAGATGGAGCAACTGATAGAGAAAAAGAAGCCAGTGAGACTGGATCTACTTCACTAACACTGGATCCCAGTCTTCTGGAAGATACAGAGAGcttttcatttggaaaactgacagaagaagatgaaaagacTTGTATGTTGCTAAATAAATTTGGGAAAATGAATGAGGAAAATGTCTGTAGAAGTAAAAAGAAGCCTACAAAGGCAAGACACAGCTTAGCACAGCCAATAATAGGTGTGGAAAATGaccaagaacaaaacaaacccagctaTCCTACAGAAAGAAAGACGAATTACTTTAAGAATCATCATTTATCTAACCGCAAAGGGGGTGcttgtacaaaaaaaataatctctagGGAGACAATCTCCCCTGTGACTGGCTCCATGTTAGAGGACCACACGTGTTCTTCTGTATCCAATGACACTTTAGAGGACATCCTGCACACAGAAGGTGCACCAGGTTTGTTAGACAGTCTTTCATGCTCTGCTGTTACAAGCCCCAGGTCAGGAAGCACGATGCACTCTCTCGCTGCCAGTTCATTGTCAGACAAACCAACTATTTCCGGCCTTAGAGAGACAGAGGATGTTACAAATCCTGCCCTGTTGAACATGGCACTGGAGAGGCAAGCTTATGTGCCTGCAGAAGAGATGATCGATTTAGCACAGAGGAATCTGCTTTCTGGTGTTGCAGGGGAAGATGGGAGGCTGGAGCCCAGGGGATTTGGTGGCAGACCAGCTGGCAAGCCACCCACTGTGCCACCCAAAACAGAAAAGGCTCTGCGCCGGGCTAAAAAGCTGgcaaacaagaggaaaaaagtgcaggagcagcagaaaaaccAACAGACTGAGCATACAGATACTGTAGGGAGAAAGCCTACTCATTCTGGAGAGACAACAGTATCTGCTTCACCTTTAGGATATTCTCCTCTTCATCCTACCCTTCCCTCAACTTTTGCTCCCACAGAAACCACAACTGTTAAATCTAGACTTGCACCAGCAGCAAAATCTTCACCCTCTTCAACCCAGCGGAAACTGCTCCAAGACCCTGACTCTGGTCAATACTATGTAGTTGATTTACCAGCTGAAGTtaatttaaagacattttatgACCCAGAAACTGGCAAATATGTTCAAGTCTCAGTCCCTTCCTTGGAACAGAACTTACACCAGCCCACCTCTTCAGAAATTAAGAATTCTCCCTATGCCTCCTACCCTAGAGTGCAGCCTTTACCAGCCTCATCGGTGGCAGTGCTGAAATCACCTTCCCAACTCTCTGAACCTGCCTGGTCAGTGCCTGCTGGACCAGAACCACCTGAGCTATCTGAAGATGGCCAGCAGGACTACAGATACACTGAGTCTGCGGATTCTCAGCCCTACACCGAACCAGCCTTCTACTCCTACCATCAAGATGCTGGAGAAACTCAAGTTCACTTAGGAAAGGACGTGAGCCCAACCCAAAACACTGGCATTGTCACCCTCACCAATTTAGATGattttgctgctgaaggagTATCTTGA